A segment of the Zingiber officinale cultivar Zhangliang chromosome 8B, Zo_v1.1, whole genome shotgun sequence genome:
TTGCTCCTAGTGCATCTGTTATTGGTGATGTCCAAGTGGGCCATGGATCATCAATCTGGTATGGATGTGTTTTGCGAGGTATGTTATGGATTCAGTTAAATTTCCATAGTATGCATATAACTAGAATATAATGATGCTTTTGTGTGTTTCTTATTTCTTTAGAAAATTCATTTTATCAACATGTCACCATAAATTGAGAAAGCTATATGCaaacataacaataataaatggCATTTGTGAATAAATAGACTATCACAATCTACAAGTATGAGAGCATTGACCCATTAATTTGTGAAAGGAAAGAAAAGCAATAAGATTAGGCTTGTCTTGTTTATGTGGAAGGATGGAAGTGGTTTGTCATTATATTATTGTTTAATCTGAAGGAAAGTGGTTAATATGAGCTGACTAATTTCTTTTTTCTTAAACTAGGGCATTCACTTTGTTTCTTAAACTAATCTTTCATTTTGGTTGCAGTATATTCCTTACGATATATGTTTGATTGAATCTAGTTAATTGGTATGGCATGGGGGGTTAATTGAGGATTTAAATTATGTGATATCACATACACACTATTTAGTCTAAATAGGATGACATATGTTCTTTGCGCAGTGTGAAGTGTGCATGAGTATGGTCACATACACCCAATATGCTAAACGATTGCATAAGATATAACATGTGCAATATTTGCTATATTGAATACAACAATATAAGCTTCATCTTAATGCTTGCTCACTCAAAGACATGTTGAAAATGTCAAAGCTTATGAGGTGAGGGTAGTCTCTCTACTGAAAGAAAACAAATATTGAGTTTTAATAATTCCAAAAACAAGGTACTTTTGGGCTGATTCATTTGCAGCAATCAACATATTAATGAACATGTAAATGGAAGGATTTCTCTATTGGGGCCATTTGTTTAAAGATTTTCTTTGGCCGGTGAAGCTTAAGATTTATTGGCGTTTCTATTTTTCTTATCCAGAGAACTATTGTTCTATACAATAATTCTAAGAATTAATCTTTTCTACAATTTTACCCCTGGACATTACTCAGGTAATTTGTTTATTTCCAATTAAGATAGTTGGTAGGGGGCAAAATATTTTTCCCCCATGTTCTTGAACTGGAAAGACTATTTTTATAGGAGGAAGTGAGTGAAGATGAGTAAAATTCTACTTCATCTAATGTTAAGTCCAACTTCAATTCCTCTACAATTCCTGGCTATACACTTACATTGCGGCTTTGACTCATCATACTAGTGAAATTCTGTGCTAATGTGCTCCAAAAACTGGCAGATATCAGAAATAATGCTatgtttaaagtttaatttcaGATTTCAACCTAGAGGAGGTTGCAACTGAAATTGACTCCAATCCTCCTAGTTTATGTCATCCTACTTGTTGACTCTTTTAAGTTTATCTTTTGTTTGGTTTCCCTCTGAATTATACTGACCTAAATGTGTATTTGACATTAACAAAAATTGTAATAGCCCACCTATTTGGAATCAGGTAGATGAATCTTCTCCGCCTTGAGCTTGTGCAAGACATTATGAAATGAGTTTTTATTGTTTTCCATAaggttctttttttaaaaaaaaaaaaaaactgttctATACCATTAAGTAACTCCTTGTAATTGAAGCACTAGTTTCATTATCCATGAATGGTAGCATTACTTATTCTTATAATAACCAATGATGATGCAGAaaagtaatatatttatttttatttctttgttctTTTTCTGGCTAAGGTAAATGAGTTAATTTGTTCGAGGATTGTATTAAGCATGGATTGATcattataaaatttcaaaaatttgttGGGGATCTACTACATGTGAATAGTTGCTGAGTAAGAAGACACTATCATCTTTCCTCTAGACATTTCTTACTGTTAATCTTCAGCTTTTGATTCCTTTCCTCTGATCCTTTGCAGGCGATGTGAACAGCATCTATGTGGGATCTGGCACCAATATACAAGATAATTCTCTCGTTCACGTGGCAAAATCTAATCTTAGTGGGAAGGTCCTGCCAACTATAATTGGAGATAATGTGACAGTAGGCAAGTGATCTTAGTCATCCTTTGCTAGTATTTATTAATCGCTCTGCATGTCTTGCACAATATATTCTATCATAAGCCATTGTTCTATTGTCAAGATATTCCTTTATTTAGCATGAATCAGTTTCTAATCCAGAAGTTGGCCATAAAGATTTAGTTTGAAACCTTGTGTGCTTTGAATTCTTTTTAAGCCAATTCACGATGCTAAGATTCGAGCTCCAAGAAGAATTACTTCTAGTGCTCATCATTGAAGTAACTTTTTTTAAACTTCATAGGTCATAGTGCCGTTTTGCACGGATGCACCGTTGAGAATGAATCATTTGTTGGAATGGGAGCAGTCCTACTCGATGGAGTAGTTGTGGAAGAGCATGGGATGGTTGCTGCTGGATCCCTTGTAAGGCAGAATACAAAGATCCCTTCTGGAGAGGTATAAACTATTTATGCTTTATctcaagtttttttatttttattttcagatagtccaacaaaaacatattttgatatctAGCATGAATATTGATTTTGTTACCTACCCTCTCACACATTTCAAACCTCTTGGTTACACCGAGATTGTGCTTTCATCAATCATGATTTCCAGTTGATGTAATTGGAAATGCGTTTAGAGGATATTGATGATACCAGAGACACTTTTTCACTGAGTTCAACGTAGGAATGAAAGCCATGTAGCCCATTTTCAAACCTCTGGTATTTGTTATTGATAGATTACACTCATTTGTAAACAATTGTTACATGTCAGGTATGGGGAGGCAATCCTGCAAAGTTCTTGAGAAAGCTCACCGACGAAGAGAGAGCTTTCATAGCGCAATCTGCAACGAGCTACACTAATTTAGCCCAAGTGCATGCGGCTGAGAATTCAAAGTCGTTTGACGAGATTGAGTTCGAGAAGCTTCTGCGCAAGAGGTTCGCCCGCCGGGACGAGGAGTATGACTCCATGCTCGGAATAGTTCGCGAAACCCCCGCAGAGCTCATTCTTCCGGACAATATCCTGCCCGACAAGGCCCGCGCCACCACCCCTTCTTCTCAATAACAGTCATCTGAGAGCTTCCTTTACGAGGATGTTAAATTGCTTTCAGCTGCTCGCTCATGAAATGCATGAGCTTGAGAAAACCCTCGGCAGGGATGTACCTCTGAGGTTAATAATTCGAAACTCTTCATCCATCATTTCTTCCAAGAGCCATGCAAAATGGCAGACGGATAGACTCcaattattttgatttatatttttatttaaatttagtttagtttaatgaTCACGGCAGTGGTGATAATACTTGTGCAATTATTTTGTAGAGATAAACATTATTATGTGTCCCTTATCAGGCATGGGCTTTGGTCTTCTTCGAGATGCAAATGGAAAGGGAAGGCAAGTGTCCTTTTGCGAGGGCTGACAGTTCAGCTCAGAGGTCAGCGTGGCCGTCACGTGACATGAAGACCAGAGCCTTGAGAAGAGAGACAAGGTGAAATTACATGAACAtccttggttttttttttaaaatcatggcacTTTTAGGATATGATTATAAAAAGAAGGGGAATTTAAGATTAGATATgggcaaaatttaaattaaagggtattttttaaaacaattttaatagCATTAATGTATTCtatgtataaaaaaaatatatcaaaaagtATCTCACCTTAATTTTCTATTCATTGTTTTACCTAAAATATTGAATTGACAAGGTTAAGGTAAAAACCACAACTAAAAAAGAATGAAGTTCCcttcatatatatttaatatattaaattcctgaaaaaatattttttatatttagatGTATATATATCTCTCGAAGCCATTTGACTGAGGAAAATGAACAAACCCACGTTGTCAGTCAACCGAGTCCTCACACACCCATATGAACAAACATGCTATCGATGGTACCTCCGCTGTCATACTACAGTAGTAAAATATTTAAAGGAACAAAATAGGACGAATACTAATTTGAATAAACTGCACAACTGCATTCCTTCATGTTCTAAATTCCAATACCCCAAAATCACTGTCGACACCCATTATCAACTTTTTCTCTGTTCTTCAAATAAGATGGCCCTGCAATTACGCTCCGTAACTTTTGACCTGAACAAACCCTAAAGCGAGCAACGCTCCTCTGATTCGCAAAGGCATTCAATTAAGCTCCGCATTGCATGGCTCTTCCTTGGATGCCATTCCACCACTGACACACTGCCctcatttcttttattttttttttcttttccctgtCTAATGCCAAGAAACAAGACTTCAAAGCGCCTACTCCCTTCCCTCCACAGCTACGAGCCACATGGCAGTAGGCATTAGCACGAGATTAGGTCCTGTTAAACAGGGAAATCTCTGAGATGCTCGAGGATTTTCGTTTCCTTTTTAAGAAAAGAAATGGCGTCGGGCAGGAGGTTTTGCTCTTAAATATgtaaggaaaagagaaaaaggaaaaggaagggggGCTGTCAGAAGGCTAATGTGGACACGCCAGAGCAAGAGAATTAAGGGCATGTTCCTTCATGTGATCCCTCGGAACACCGCCAAGTAGCAGAACGTGATTCCGCTGCCACCAATAATGGCGCCGGAAGAGAGAGCGAGCAGAGCAGTTGCCCTTTGCTTTTTGCCTTTTATAAATACCGCAACCTCCCTCGGCCCTTCAGTCACCACCAGCAGCGGCTGCTTCGGAATGGCGCGCTCCTCTTCCTCGCTGCTTCTGGTCGTCTTTGTtctttgctgctgctgctgctgctgctcctgCGTCCGTGGGTTTCGCTCCCGCCATGCGCCGGCGAGGCACGACTACCGCGACGCGCTCTCCAAGTCCATCTTGTTCTTCGAGGGGCAGCGGTCGGGGAGGCTGCCGGCGGGCCAGAGGATGAGCTGGCGGCGCAACTCCGGCCTCTCCGATGGCTCCGCCATGCATGTAAGTGCTCCGGGGGGCGATTATATGTCTCTGCGTGTCTCTTCTGCGGGTTTTCTGACTCTGTTCTTGCCGATGCAGGTCGACTTGGTCGGAGGGTACTACGACGCCGGCGACAACGTCAAGTTTGGCTTCCCCATGGCGTTCACCGCCACCATGCTCGCGTGGAGCGTGATCGAGTTCGGCGGCGTGATGAAGGGGGAGGTAGCCAACGCCCGAGCCGCCGTTCGCTGGGCCACTGACTACCTCCTCAAAGCCACCGCCGTTCCCAACACCGTTTTTGTTCAGGTTCGCTTCCGTTCTTCCTTCATTTCCCGGCTCCTTCCCCTGTTTTTAAAGCCTATTTATTTACAGGTTGGAGATGCGAGCACGGACCACGCTTGCTGGGAGCGGCCGGAGGACATGGACACGCCGAGGACGGTGTACAAGGTGGACGCGAGCAACCCGGGGTCGGACATCGCCGCTGAGACGGCGGCCGCGCTCGCAGCCGCCTCGCTGGTCTTCCGCAAATCCGACCCCGCTTACTCCAAACTCCTCCGAAACAGAGCCATTAACGTATTCCATCCATcactctgcttcttcttcttcttcttcttcttcttctttgctttaAACGGTGGCCGGTTTTGTGCTCTGTTTCAGGTGTTCGAGTTCGCCGACAAGCACAGAGGCGCCTACAGCGACAGGTTGAACCACGTCGTCTGCCCTTTCTACTGCTCTTACTCCGGCTACCAGGTTCGAAACCTTCTccattcttcatcttcttccccgCCATTACGGGTCTGTTGCTCGCATTGAACGACTGGACTCTGTTTCCGCCATGGATGAGCAGGACGAGCTTTTATGGGGAGCGGCATGGCTTCACAAAGCCACGCGGAATCCATCGTACCTGAACTACATCCAAGTCAACGGTCAAACCCTCGGAGCTGATGAATCCGACAACACTTTTGGGTGGGACAACAAGCACGTTGGCGCCAGAATCCTCCTCTCCAAGGTCTCTTCCCGCCATTTTCCCGCCTCGATCACTGACTGTTCTTGTGTTCTTGAATCAAAATCTCTCCTTTTTCGCAGGCGTTTCTGATTCAGAACTTGAAGTCTCTCCATGATTACAAAGGTCACGCCGATAACTTCATCTGCTCGCTCGTGCCTGGAACGCCCACCTCGCAAGCTCAATACACTCCTGGTTTGCTCCTTCCCAAATCCGCTCGATTCATCTGATGAAGTAAACAAGATTGGATTTTGAGCTTGAATTCCAACTAAAAATCGAATCTTGATGCGTGAATCGAAACAGGGGGGTTGCTGTTCAAGATGGGCGACAGTAACTTGCAGTACGTGACGTCGACTTCTTTCCTCCTGCTCGCCTACGCCAAGTACCTCACCTACTCCTCCAAAGTGGTGCTCTGCGGCGGCGCCACCGTCACCCCCAAGAAGCTCCGGTCGATCGCCAAGCGGCAGGTCGACTACATCCTCGGCGACAACCCGGCGCGGATGTCCTACATGGTGGGCTACGGCGCGAGGTACCCGAAGAAGGTGCATCACCGAGGGTCGTCTTTGCCGTCGGTGGTCAGCCACCCGGCGAAGATCTCCTGCTCTGCCGGCTTCACGGGCTTGTACTCCCCTGCCGCGAACCCGAACACGCTCACCGGAGCGGTCGTGGGCGGGCCGGACTCGTCGGACCGGTTTCCCGACGACCGGAACGACTACGAGCAGTCTGAGCCTGCGACGTACATCAACGCCCCGCTCGTCGGAGCGCTCGCGTACCTCGCCCACTCCGCCGGCCAACTCTAGCAGCAGTAAAAATCTGAGGGAGAGACATGAAGGACCCCGGTGCAGCAAAGGAGGTCATCGGAGGGTTTGCTGTCTCTCGTCGTCTGTGTTTTATCCGTAGCTGTGATCTTTGCTTTTGTCTGTGTTCTTGTTGCTTGCAATGGTGATCTGGAAGATGATGAACCTGCTCTGCTTTGTTAATGGTATCAAAGCTTGGCGGAGTTTGTCTTGTTCTTCTAATTGATGGCTGTGGTTGTTGGATTTTATCGGGGAAGTTAAGGAATCATAGCAAGGACAAGAATCTAGTTAAAATCTCGTCGGCAATACGAAGATTGCGGTCGGTTGCTTTTGCCTGTGTTCTTAATGCAAGGTTGGAACGGGGACTCGAGCTTGAGTTAAGGCCGCCGCTGCGAGTTCCGGCTCTTGAAGCTCTCACAGTTGGattggattgggttgggttgggaTCGAGGCAACGGTCAATTCATTCtctcaaataaaaaataaataaaaggggaaaaatgGATCTTGATTTAAGTATATAGTGAATAGAAATAGAATGTGAGGGCGAAGTAGGCATGTGAAGTTGTCCCACAAAACATTCCATCTGAAAACTGCATTAATTAATGGGGGAAGGAAGCACAAGGCTGGGTGGATGTTGAAAGCATTGAGGAGGGAAACATGTGGCTGGTTTTCTTGTGCCAACTTCACTTGTTGGTCTGGAAAAAAGTTTGTTATTTTTCATTTAtaagtattctattttattgaaTTAGTGTAATATAATATAGACTGGACTATTAAAATTCTAATATGCACTCAAAGTGTGTCCCTGGGTAATGGTCCCTCTAGCTCAACAAAATCCTTCTACGTAGCCGAACTCGATGTTAGCCAGTCTAACACATGATGCTAGTACTCTTGCTGGCTGGGTTGAACCTCAACACCTCTGTGGACTATCCGACATTCCTAGTCTCCGATAGTCCGAGCATCGATAATCCACGTCCTTGACACGATTCAACACCGAACACCGAGTTTCATACATATCTTGCCCCTCCGAATATCTCCAAGCTACCGAGCCAATCAAAACTGAGTCTCCGCGAGTTCTTGATGATTGTCCGCGTAATCTTTTCTGGATGTGATCCCCCAATCTGTCATACTTTGGCATGACCAATTGTAGATATATGTATTACTTAGATGTGACTATATATTCTCATCACAAGCCGTTATTGAGGTAAAGGATTTCTCTCATTTCCTCCCTTTTAGTTCTTCCATTTTATTCTCTCTTAAGCTTTCTTTCAGAAGACTTAATTAAGCATTAGAGGAGTCTCACTAGGATCAAACGATACATTTCTACCACGTCACAAAGCAAACTAGCATCACAACTAAGTAGACATGAATTTTTTAAGATTTTCTTTTCACTAGTACAAGTACCATCTTTTCCCCCGTAATGTGTGTTAGTCGGTGTATTGTTGTGTTTGGATTAGACTTGTTTTTGCTATTTGTCACAATATACATGGTAACTCCCTAATATTGACATTTGTCGGTAGTGGGAGCATTGGTCATTCAATTACCACGCAACTGCACAACGTGCTCATTTATCTGCATTCGAAAAATAATGATAATTATGGTTAATTTATTATCTTTGCACTGGTCCGGTTCCACCCACTGTTACCGGATAAATCGGCCAATTCAGACGTTCAACATTTTTGATTGCGTGTctagaaaatttctataaatagatCATGTGACACCGTGCCTGAGGACTCATTTACTAGAATTCGAATACAGAGATGAGAAGGTTGATAAATCTGTGAAGTAGAGATATTCAATTGCCGAGGATTGTCGAGGGATTTGATCTGGAATATTGTGAAGAGTTCTTCGCCATTTGCATCAACAATGGTATTAGAGATGTAATTGTAAATGCATGAAAAATCCCTCTGTGATGAAATTCTTTTGCACGTGATTTCATTGCCGAAATTCGATCAAAGAATCAGATGCCTCAATGCATCTGTTCAAGGCCGGAGGTATCGCCGGCAGATTTTGCTCCGTTGCGTTCTGCTATCACCGGGTGAAATTGCGACCGTGCCACGATCTAGTGCCTTCGCTTGGTGAAATCATGACCATGACGCGATATGTCACCATCGCTGGGCCCTAAACGCAGCGGCCACTCCCACATAGATTTCCTCCGATTTTGGTTGACGGGTAAAAAGAGGGTCGCATGGGAGAGCAAAGATCCTCTGATCCGCATTTAACGGACCAGATCATCTACTACAATGATTGAAGGGATTTAATGGTCTTCACCTCCTGCTAAGCAGGTGAggataattaaatttttctaaTCATTACTCCAGTGGACCAGGATAGATGGGACTAGAGAATTCCGTCTGCACATAGGGGTGATGGCTGCACAGATGGGAGAAAATGaagcatttttttattattactagTGATCGTGCACACACATCGCGTGTATAATATAAtacattaaaatactaaagtagagtcattggtaaagtcattagggtaaagtactgacttttgaaaatccgaattatttgggttttgaaaatctaaattgtttggattttcaagTGTCGGCTtctctatgaaaaaaattaatttaatttaatattatatttatcttacttaaaaaaaattaagaaaaatatttttttttaacattatcggtctaaaatatttatagaaggttTTTTGAtcgtagtgttgtcaattctaagaagtgggactaaaaagaattatatttttttatataaaataaccagagaaaattaatgattagaaaaattcataataatatgccgcatctgagtctcgaactctagatcattgATTGTtgcgcttgtggaattactaataaatcttggaattatttttagtatgaatagaaaaaaggatattaacgtaaattcattttaggcctcaccaaagttagttagtaaaggagagagatttttaataaaatagtaagattaatgcaggttaaaatatatatatatatatatatatttttttttattttttttttttttttgcatgtttCACTCCTTCAATTAATTGGGCTTGGGCATAGTCCAATTGGGCTGAAAAAATTGGGTTAAGCATAGGTCCAATTGGGCTGAAAAATTAGGTTTGGGCAAATGCCCCGTTAGATTAGTTCTTAAAGATGTGGACATTAGACTAAGTTAGTTTGTCAAGGTTGTGATGATTTAATCCCTTTTGAGAAAATTATGATTTTGGTCCTGTAATTTGTGTTTTTTCTAATTTTAGTCTTGTTGAGGATTAATTTACTTTTTTAGTCCTAtaacttataatattttttaattttaatctttttcattaaaattaaaaattttgaccgGTAAATGTTGAGTTGGCGGTCATTAATTGTCTACGTGGCACACACAAGCTTTTCATAGCGTTTGTGTCGGTTTACGAAACTATGGAACAGAAGGAGACATAGGAAACCTTGCATCTTTAAGATCTTCTTCGCCATCTTCCGAGTGCAGGCTGACCAGTGCATTTGAAGCTGGAATGAAGTTACAACAATCTTTGGCGGCAGAAAAGTAGCAAAAAGTttagagaaaaggagaagaagagatcgaagagagaaaaagagatgAGCGGATTGAGGATTTTGCTGAGGAACCTCGTCTTtcttgtcttcttcttccttcctcctcGTCGGTTTCTTCTTCCCTGGCTGTGGAGGTGGTAGAGGAGTCAGTAGCTGCACTTTCTTGTCGGTTTCCCTCTCGAGATGCTCCACCACCTTCAAAGGATTGGCCACGGCCTTCTTCCCTTTCACCACCACCTTCTGGGCTCTCCAGTCTCTCGCCACCTCCGCCACCCCTGCTGCCATGGAACATCGATCGTTTTCAGAGGAGATGTTGAAGGTCGAAGCTCATTGTAGAATCGTTGTACCTTCGTAGCTCTTCAAGACCATCTGATCTTCCTAGCGCAGCCGTTGTAGTGCATGGACACGCGCAGCTCGATCCGGAGGCGACAGTGGTTCCTTCTTTGCCTGCTTGCCCCCTTGTTTCTTCGCCTTCTTCCCGTTGCCGCCCTTGGCCTTAACTTCCACCGGAGCTTCCACTATTTTCTCCATGTAGCCTTCCGTGTCCCCTTCCCCGCCGTTGCCCTCGGACTCCTCTTCCTCCGAAGGCAGAGGCGACTCCACATTTTTctcgccttcttcttcttcctcctcttccttatcATTGCCCTTGGCCTTCTCATCCTCAGGCGTCGCCGCCGAAGTCCTTCTCTCCCCCTCCAGCTTCTCCTCCTCTTGCTCCATCGACCCTGGCGCTGGAGCCTGCAGGGGACGGTGGGAAGGCGACATCAGGGGGAAGGGCgattgagaggaagagaagggagaATGGAGGGTCGGCGTAGGTTTAGGTTCggcatttttttatgtttttttttcaatgtGAAATGCGGGAGAAGTGgcgtttttttaatgttttttccagGTAGGCAATTAATGACCGCCAACTCAATATTTACcggtcaaaatttttaattttaaagaaaaggattaaaattaaaaaatattataaattatagaactaaaaaaataaattaacccTCAATAGGACTAAAATTAGAAAAAACATAAATTACAGGACCAAAATCATAATTTTCTCAATCCCTTTTACTGGCAGAATATTATAGATCGCTATAAAAGAGGCTCATGATATCTTCATAATTACCCCCAAGTGTGCATGACACAGATATTGTCATGGAAGGCATGGGCATAGACAAACTTCAACCTGCACATATGCATTGCGTATGTGGGTCTGTAAAGGTTATGGGTCAATTCATATTAAGTTGTCTGATTGTTTAGCATTTTTAGAATACTTTTCTGAATtattaattttcttagtttaaaaga
Coding sequences within it:
- the LOC122017299 gene encoding gamma carbonic anhydrase 1, mitochondrial-like yields the protein MKGDTVISSPAKTLLPSRLLLLAGLPFPLALSVSSIAAAAPFTPSPAPKGTTCLVALAISMGTLGRVIYTVGFWIRETGQAIDRLGSRLQGNYLFQEQISRHRTLMNIFDKVPNVHKDAFVAPSASVIGDVQVGHGSSIWYGCVLRGDVNSIYVGSGTNIQDNSLVHVAKSNLSGKVLPTIIGDNVTVGHSAVLHGCTVENESFVGMGAVLLDGVVVEEHGMVAAGSLVRQNTKIPSGEVWGGNPAKFLRKLTDEERAFIAQSATSYTNLAQVHAAENSKSFDEIEFEKLLRKRFARRDEEYDSMLGIVRETPAELILPDNILPDKARATTPSSQ
- the LOC122016441 gene encoding endoglucanase 3-like, with translation MAPEERASRAVALCFLPFINTATSLGPSVTTSSGCFGMARSSSSLLLVVFVLCCCCCCCSCVRGFRSRHAPARHDYRDALSKSILFFEGQRSGRLPAGQRMSWRRNSGLSDGSAMHVDLVGGYYDAGDNVKFGFPMAFTATMLAWSVIEFGGVMKGEVANARAAVRWATDYLLKATAVPNTVFVQVGDASTDHACWERPEDMDTPRTVYKVDASNPGSDIAAETAAALAAASLVFRKSDPAYSKLLRNRAINVFEFADKHRGAYSDRLNHVVCPFYCSYSGYQDELLWGAAWLHKATRNPSYLNYIQVNGQTLGADESDNTFGWDNKHVGARILLSKAFLIQNLKSLHDYKGHADNFICSLVPGTPTSQAQYTPGGLLFKMGDSNLQYVTSTSFLLLAYAKYLTYSSKVVLCGGATVTPKKLRSIAKRQVDYILGDNPARMSYMVGYGARYPKKVHHRGSSLPSVVSHPAKISCSAGFTGLYSPAANPNTLTGAVVGGPDSSDRFPDDRNDYEQSEPATYINAPLVGALAYLAHSAGQL
- the LOC122013694 gene encoding heavy metal-associated isoprenylated plant protein 7-like, which encodes MVLKSYEGVAEVARDWRAQKVVVKGKKAVANPLKVVEHLERETDKKVQLLTPLPPPQPGKKKPTRRKEEEDKKDEVPQQNPQSAHLFFSLRSLLLLFSKLFATFLPPKIVVTSFQLQMHWSACTRKMAKKILKMQGFLCLLLFHSFVNRHKRYEKLVCAT